Below is a window of Raphanus sativus cultivar WK10039 unplaced genomic scaffold, ASM80110v3 Scaffold0168, whole genome shotgun sequence DNA.
TAGTCTCGAGAAGGCGTGAGAGTGAGGTAAATTGTAGATTTACCTGTTTGCTTAAATCTCTGAGAGAGATGAGGTAGAGTGTGAGACGCTTCGGTACACCATCTTTATAAACGAGTTTCGCTCTTCCGGTGGCGAAAAAAATCGATATTCGCCGTCGCCGTTGGTGGTTTTAGCAATCAGACATGCGATAGggtcggagaagagagagagttgaAGAAGACGCGCGTGAGCTTCACGTGTTATTTTAAAGAATGAGAGGATAACAGCAAGGCGGTTAACTCTTACGTGGCTGCTtctcagcaaaaaaaaaaaccgaactattcgaaaattacaaaaattgccACTGTCCGAAAGAAAAATGTTCGTTTTTTTTGGTGAATGTTGATgaataaagtcccacatcggtagttggagaaacaattaagtaatatatataaagggttagggccaatccactaattgccaattggttttaagttggaagcccataattaacccgaatctaatatggtatcagagcagtcgATCCTTGTGGATctaagttaaattaaaaaagagCCACCCGATGTTGGGCCACTCCGTGGATGGTATTCCCACAGTTGTCCACGCATGtgcgtgagggggagtgttgatgaataaagtcccacatcggtagttggagaaataattaagtaatatatataaagggttagggtcaatccactaattgccaattggttttaagttggaagcccataattaacccgaatctaataGTGAACTTTACTTGAGAAATTGAAGGATGATTCCGAATTTTCTTTGCTTATCTGAGGGTCTGCTCAAGTCACTACACAACACAAAGgaagttccttttttttttggtggctTTGAGTGGGTCAGTGATTTAAGGATTTGCTATTTTGCCACAAATCTCCGATCTCTCTGAGAAACGTTGCGGAGAAGAAGATGGGTTTCATCATAGGGGGCACTTGCTTCGCCCCGTCTCCTCCTCATCTCCATTCTTCTCGATTCCTTCCACCATCACAAAATTCAGTCTCAAGTTAAAAATGGACTTAACACAGTGTTGAAGTGGATAAATTCTGAACGTTGATTTATTTTGGGTGACGAGGACAGTTGAATTTGGGAAGACTGGTGGGGCATCCACTTTTAATGGCTCCAATTTAAGTCTCAAAGAAAACGTTACAAATAAATAGTTACAAAGATTCCAAGCTGATTCAAAATTTCTTTTATACCAGTTAAAGTATATGTAttcgatttttttcttctttttttttcaaaaaaaaagtacatgTATTCGATACTAATTGTTCTTATTCTCCGTCGCAGTTCCTCGTGCTTCTTTGCTCTAGCAATATCTCCAAATTCAAGAGTCGCCGACGACTACCACCTTATGCTTCTCTACGTCGTCAAGATGCAAACGAAGACAGTGCTTCCTTTAAGAGAAGAGCTTTTGTTCTTGTTGGCATCTCCGTTGTTCTTCCGCTTTTGCAGTTTCCATCGCGTGTAATGGCTGATCAAAGTGAGTTTTTTTGGTCTCTGTTTTGTTGTTCTTTGATTCCTGTCTTACTGCATTGACGACATGCTCACTGCTGTGAATTTCAGGAGATAGTGAGAAGCTTAATCAAGAAGCTGAGGTTTAAGACTTTCGCAGTTGAATTCTGAACCCTACTTTGCATCCATCATCTCTTCTCAGTTTATTCTGACAATCAATATAAGCTTTGAAGATGAAACTTTACTAAAATCAGCATTGCTTTTGTGGATAGGTTGCAGCAGTTAGTGAAGGAGCATCCCCAAATCCATTTGTGTCTCTCTTAAATGGTCTTGGGATTTTCAGTGCTGGTGTTCTTGGTGCACTCTATGCACTCGCTCGTAAAGATACTAAAACTGCTCTAGAAACCATCGACTCTGTAAGCTTCTCTGCTACATTTTTTTACACTTTTTTGCTTAATAATGTTCTTGTCGGTCTTTAATTACTCATTAACAATTCTATCACAAGTAACCATTCCCATGGAGCATTTACTTGgagcttctctttttttttttttgtttttttaactttttgagGTTGTGAATATTTCATTGCTGGATTTGATACCTTTCTTACTTAATCTACTGATAACCATATGACACACAGCTAAATAACCAGTTGAAAGACAGAGAAAGAGCATTGGTTACCAAGGAGAAAGACTTTGAAGCAAGACTGCAACTTCATCAGCAAGAGTGGAACAAGGAACGAAAAAAGTCACAAGAGGAACAACTCTCATTGACCAGCCAGTTGAATTCTGCAAAAGATGTGGTGACAGGGCTAGGCCGAGAGCTAAGCAGCGAGAAGAAACTACGTGAGGATCTTAGTGCTCGAATAGGAAGTCTACAAAGTAATCTTTCAAAGGCTGGTGAAGACAAAAGGGCACTTGAAACAAGGCTCAGAGAAAAGCTTGCTTTGGTTGAGGTGTTGCAAGATCGAATCAGCTTGCTTAGTTTGGAGttgaaagataaaaaagaagaagctcaaCGCATTAGTACATCACTGGCTGAAAAAGAAGCAGAACTGAAGAAACTCAACTCTGCTTACACTCAAACTAGCCGAGATCTTGCTGAAGCAATGTTAGAAACCAAGAAGCTTAAGGAAGAAGTCACAAGAACTCAGACTGAACTGGACTCAAAGAGTTCTGCCATTGAGGAGTTAAACACCAGAATAAGCACTTTAGGGGCTGAGAAAAAGAGTTACATCCAAAAGATTGATCATGTTTCAAAAGACTACAGTGCTTTGCAGTTGACTTCTGAGATGCATTCAGCTGCAGATGCGGAGGTCATTAGCAGGAGAGAGGAGGAGATTCAGCAGCTAAAGGAAAAGCTGGATCATGCGCTAATGGATGTAAATGAGAATAAAGACAAAGTTGCTGACCTTACTGAGAAGTACGAAGACTCTAAGAGGATGCTGGATATAGAACTCACTAATGTACAGAACTTGAAACATGAACTTGAACGAACAAAGGAAACACTCCAGGCGTCGAGAGATTGTGTCTCTGACCTGGAAAAGCTTCTTGATGTGTCTAGAGCTTTGTGTTCAAAGTTTGAATCAGAGGTTTCTGTAATTCGAGAAGAGTGATGATAAGGTTACTGCAAAGAAAGTTGTCAGAAGAAGAAAGAGCAGTACTAGTTCTTGAGGAGACAAAGGTTATGATGACCAGAGCTTGCTCCAGTTATTATACAAATCCGTGTAAATTTTGACTAGAGGCAAATGGCTCCAAAGTTTCATCAATGATAATAGGTAATATAGAGTGAGAAGATTATCAGGAAATTCATGTCTGAAATTATGATTTGTTATATAGATAAGTTAAAGATGAAGTAACATTTATTACACAGTTAATAGCACCAAAAATTGTTTCTGAAGAGGCTGCCTTGTCTTCAGAAACAACCATCCATGATAAGTTCTCTAGTAGAAGTTCAAAGTCTCTCAAGTTCATAAGAGACTGGCTTTATTTCATGGCTGGCCATGAGCTTTCCAAGTTGATGAGAGATCAGCCACAGCTTCACCAACTGTTAGATAAAGTCCACTCAGCCCCAATGACTCAATGATCTTGGACTTGTGCAGCTTCTCCATAACACTCCCCACAGGATTCACCAGCACAAGCTATTTTCAACAAGTGAAAACATCAAATTAGCTTTGTTTTATACTCTCATAGGTATGATCTTTTGTTTAGACTTAAGAGGTCTAACCTGAAGTGATTGCTTCTCCAGTCTCCTCCTAAGTTCAAATACCGCTTCAATACCGCATGTGTCTATGGACGACACAGCTGAAACAATTCCAAAAGGAAAAGGCATAAGTAAAGAAGATGAGTCTAAAAAATCATGAACATGGCTCAGATGAGAGAACATAAGTTACCTGTCATGTCAAGAATGACGCATTTTAAAGAACTGccattgttttcttttatccGAGCTTCCTCTTCCCTGGTCCATCTCAAGATCCTAACAGAACCATAAACTCACTTCCATAAGAACAAACACAGAACCATATCAAGATGATAGTTATTTGACACTGACCTTTCTTGCAGATAAGTGCTATTGGCAAAGTATATTGGAGATTCAACAGCAAGAATCAAGAAACCAGGGATTCTTGAAGCTTCTCTGTATCTTTTAACACTCTGATATATCTGAGTCCCTTGGATGTTTCCAAATTCTAAAGTGTTTGGCCGGGTTACATGCAACAAGATCTTGAGAACTGAAACTCCCACctgcaacaacaaaaaaaagatgtcGAACTTAGATACCAAACAGCTTGAGAAAACCAGAACCATGCAGAGTATATAGTTGTATACTCACTGCTATTGCTAGGCCAAGAGGTACAGAGACAAGGAGAACACCAAAGAAAGAACACATGCAAGTGAAGAAATCGAATTTGTCAACTTTCCAGAGCTTGTAAGCTGCTTGATAATCAATGAGGCCTATCACCGCGGTTAAGATGATAGCAGCCAGGATCAAATTAGGAGTGTAGTAGAAGAGCGGCATCAGAAACAAGAGGGTGACAAGAACTGCCGAGGCCATCACAATGTTGGAAACCGCAGTTTTGGCTCCAGCATTGTAGTTTACAGCAGATCTAGAGAAAGACCCTGAAGAAAATGGCCTAGTCAATAACATTGTTCCCTGAGCTTTAAGGTGAATGAGATTGGTTTCAAGTTTAGCTTTTAACCTGTTGTGACATAGCAAGAGGTGCAAGAACCAGCCATGTTCATAAAACCTATAGCCATCATCTCTTTGTTCCCATTAACTTGATAGTTCTTTAGAGATGCAAAGGTTCTTCCTACAGCAATCCCTTCCTGAAAGATCAATCAAGTCCAAAAGTTAACCACTTAACTCTACAATTTACAAAAGGAGATAGATATTTTAGAAAGCTTACAGTAAGAGAGAGAATCCCGGTGATGATACCAGTTTTGATGGCAAGAGCAAGATGTGTACCACTAAAGTACAACATGTTTGATGAAGGTGGATTCAAACCCTTTGGTAAATGTCCAATCTGCATTGAAGATTGAATTCTTTTGAGTCTAGAGAGATCTGTTTTCACTATAACACAAGTCAGTTTGGATAAAAAGTTTCTTACAAATGAGATGGCTTGAGTCTTGTTTCTGATGAGGAATACAAGAAGAGTTGAGATAGCAACCGATGCCAAAGGTGATGCAGCTGATATCCAGAAAAGTTTTGGCTTCCTCATGCTCTATATGTTCACAAAAACAACAACATTATGTTAAATATTGAATTGTGTTATAGTCGGTCTTGGAATATGCCAAGTACTTACAATGTGTCTTGTGGTTAAGAGAATGGCCAAGAAGCCAAGACCCATCAGAATAGTTTCCCATGACCACTGAAATTGTAGTAAGTAACACTATTAGGTAAGGAAGGATCTATGGTtgacttaaaattttataaagagGAAAGTATTGTTTGACTTACTTCGGATCTATGGCTGAAAACAGAGGACATGACAGGGATGAATTGCATTTTGCCAGTGAAATGAACAATTCCAAGAAGACCTTTTAGCTGTTGAAGTGACACAATCACTGCAGCACCAGCAGTGAAGCCTATCAGAGTTGCTTTTGACAAAAAGTCAATCAAAAATCCCAGCctgaaaatttccaaaaaagaaaaagaaaaaattaaataatatgaaaatataatattattccAAATTTGCTGACcgttttaagaaaataaacagTGTAACACCACTTAGTAGAAGGAAGCATCTTGGGAGGTAGACTTTAGTACATGTCACATATCACcatcaaaatcaaattatacagAATCTTGGtctttttacttataaaaaatgttattgatGGCTCTATTCATCATGACTAATGTCTCTTTCGTTTTCAGTGATAGTTTCAACAAAAGAGGCTCAAGTAACACTCGTGAATATATTCTACACTAAGAATATTAAACTGTAATAAGAGGCCCAAACTACATATTCTTTCACCTGACGATCTCATATATTCCAAAGATAGTTGCGTTTTCGATTAAAAGAATGTTAAACCTTTGAGGGAAAGATTGATACCTAAGAAGGCCAAGGGAGGCTTGGAAGAGACCAGCAAAGAAAGTTGAtgtgaaagccagcttgagaTACAGTATTGAGTCTTGTGTTGGAGAAACACTTTCACTTAGCATTGAGCCCATGACAAGGGATGCTATTGAGACAGGACCAACTGCAAGATGCTTTGAACTCCCAAGAACTGAGTATATGAGTGGTGGCACAAAGCTTGAATCTGCATGCAACCaccaaatttattaattagagTCAGGTTTAGTTAATTATACTGATTAGTCTATTAGGTGATGATGACTGATACTTACAAAGACCAACTATGGGTGGTAAGTTTGCTAGCTTGGCATAGCTGATTCCCTGCAATTTAAATTTCACAGTTAGCACACAGAAACTGTTataaaaacattgatttaaaGAACCTTTGAATAATTCTAGGCGATCCTTTatgaaattaagaaaacaaaaataatttttaatttaaatttattgcaACATTGAATGATATCAAATagtccaaaacaaaaacaaagacacagaaaagagttttttttttcttttgctttaaaCTCTCTTCAAACCAGTTATCCCCCCCCCCCACACTACTAAACGATTTAACACAAAACCTCTTTATTTACGCCTTTTATTACCCTAtcaacatataaataaataaaacaaattctttttttaGGTCAAGACTGAAAAAGAATATGATAACAAAttagaaaaattgaaaataattttgaaattgtttttttaa
It encodes the following:
- the LOC108807657 gene encoding MAR-binding filament-like protein 1 translates to MDLTHICIRFFSSFFFKKKVHVFDTNCSYSPSQFLVLLCSSNISKFKSRRRLPPYASLRRQDANEDSASFKRRAFVLVGISVVLPLLQFPSRVMADQRDSEKLNQEAEVAAVSEGASPNPFVSLLNGLGIFSAGVLGALYALARKDTKTALETIDSLNNQLKDRERALVTKEKDFEARLQLHQQEWNKERKKSQEEQLSLTSQLNSAKDVVTGLGRELSSEKKLREDLSARIGSLQSNLSKAGEDKRALETRLREKLALVEVLQDRISLLSLELKDKKEEAQRISTSLAEKEAELKKLNSAYTQTSRDLAEAMLETKKLKEEVTRTQTELDSKSSAIEELNTRISTLGAEKKSYIQKIDHVSKDYSALQLTSEMHSAADAEVISRREEEIQQLKEKLDHALMDVNENKDKVADLTEKYEDSKRMLDIELTNVQNLKHELERTKETLQASRDCVSDLEKLLDVSRALCSKFESEVSVIREE
- the LOC108806043 gene encoding probable sulfate transporter 3.4, whose protein sequence is MGHGTNRVEDMASPNNGTTAPATANTRETIVDIHSVCLPPKKTTFQKLKKRFGDVFFPDDPLERFRNQTWRNRVILGLQSLFPIFTWGSQYDLKLLRSDVVSGLTIASLAIPQGISYAKLANLPPIVGLYSSFVPPLIYSVLGSSKHLAVGPVSIASLVMGSMLSESVSPTQDSILYLKLAFTSTFFAGLFQASLGLLRLGFLIDFLSKATLIGFTAGAAVIVSLQQLKGLLGIVHFTGKMQFIPVMSSVFSHRSEWSWETILMGLGFLAILLTTRHISMRKPKLFWISAASPLASVAISTLLVFLIRNKTQAISFIGHLPKGLNPPSSNMLYFSGTHLALAIKTGIITGILSLTEGIAVGRTFASLKNYQVNGNKEMMAIGFMNMAGSCTSCYVTTGSFSRSAVNYNAGAKTAVSNIVMASAVLVTLLFLMPLFYYTPNLILAAIILTAVIGLIDYQAAYKLWKVDKFDFFTCMCSFFGVLLVSVPLGLAIAVGVSVLKILLHVTRPNTLEFGNIQGTQIYQSVKRYREASRIPGFLILAVESPIYFANSTYLQERILRWTREEEARIKENNGSSLKCVILDMTAVSSIDTCGIEAVFELRRRLEKQSLQLVLVNPVGSVMEKLHKSKIIESLGLSGLYLTVGEAVADLSSTWKAHGQP